From a single Arachis hypogaea cultivar Tifrunner chromosome 3, arahy.Tifrunner.gnm2.J5K5, whole genome shotgun sequence genomic region:
- the LOC112734208 gene encoding uncharacterized protein — protein MKINISLIIALIIIYPSFSFSNHQNVKLEKKPFLVFILFFPFLFSLFLFQSFHILIDRGLFFSLHFPSSRLCYSPTKSHSKNMVGNNHSQRERERNRDWIKVLMNSNGHCDDHPDLRSKEKNFFCVDCAVRMCKNCKEAHSLHRRFQIYKYSYQDVFRHSELQKYFDCSKIQTYISNNERIVHLKPRPSTNKPKTSDLSPDSKFKEYNFSSRTKPGGTCEECGKHLQDERNRFCSITCKVSVLPLEAQNQDHNQCSRRSSEESASQSSRFINTPKPEGSDFTLDNQNSEPESSLSEAEPYGWVEVVNYRKRPRKTTPQRPIFVFMS, from the exons atgaaaataaatatttccttgataattgcattaattattatttacccttctttttctttttcaaatcatcaaaatgtaaaactagaaaaaaagccctttttagtttttattttattttttccatttcttttctcCCTATTTCTATTTCAATCGTTTCACATTCTCATAGACAGAggtctctttttttctcttcacTTCCCTTCAAGCCGCCTCTGCTACTCTCCAACCAAATCTCATTCAAAAAACATG GTGGGGAATAATCATTCacaaagggaaagggaaaggaaTAGAGATTGGATTAAAGTTCTTATGAATAGCAATGGCCACTGTGATGATCATCCCGATCTTCGTTCTAAGGAAAAGAATTTTTTCTGTGTAGACTGTGCAGTTAGAATGTGTAAGAACTGTAAGGAAGCTCATTCCCTTCACAGAAGGTTTCAGATATACAAATATTCCTATCAAGATGTCTTCCGCCATTCCGAGCTGCAGAAATACTTTGACTGCTCAAAAATTCAg ACTTACATATCCAACAATGAAAGGATTGTGCATCTAAAACCCCGGCCTTCAACTAATAAACCTAAAACTTCTGATCTAAGCCCTGATTCTAAATTCAAAGAATACAACTTTTCATCAAGAACAAAGCCGGGTGGTACATGTGAAGAATGTGGGAAACACTTACAAGATGAGCGGAATCGCTTCTGCTCTATTACGTGCAAG GTCTCAGTGCTTCCCTTGGAAGCTCAAAACCAAGATCACAATCAATGTTCACGGAGGAGTTCAGAGGAATCTGCTAGTCAAAGTAGTAGGTTCATCAACACTCCAAAACCAGAAGGTAGTGATTTTACTTTAGATAACCAGAATTCagaaccagagtcatctttatcTGAAGCTGAGCCATATGGATGGGTTGAAGTTGTTAACTACAGAAAGCGCCCAAGGAAAACAACCCCTCAAAGGCCTATTTTTGTTTTCATGTCCTAA
- the LOC112734207 gene encoding mitochondrial import receptor subunit TOM40-1, translating to MAQAPPTDTKLDEKVDYFNLPCPIPFEELHREAIMSLRPELFEGMRFDFTKMLNQKFSLNHSVSMGPTEIPSQSTETIKIPTANYEFGATFIDHPRLMLFGRILTDGRLNARVKCDVSENLTLKANAQLTNEPHMSQGMVNFDYKGKDYRSQFQLGNGALLGASYIQSVTRNLSLGAEVFWAGQHRKSGVGYAARYNTDKWVATAQVASTGMVLASYVQKVSEKVSLASELMCNYLSRDVTASFGYDYILRQCRLRGKIDSNGCCAAFLEERLNMGLNFILSAELDHKKKDYKFGFGLTVGE from the exons ATGGCTCAGGCGCCTCCCACCGACACCAAGCTCGATGAGAAGGTCGACTACTTCAACCTCCCATGTCCTATTCCCTTCGAAGAGCTCCACCGTGAAGCTATCA TGTCTTTGAGGCCAGAACTTTTCGAGGGTATGCGCTTTGATTTCACCAAGATGCTCAACCAGAAGTTCTCCCTCAATCACAG CGTTTCGATGGGCCCTACTGAGATCCCTTCTCAGTCAACGGAGACTATTAAGATCCCTACCGCTAACTATGAGTTTGGTGCAACCTTCATTGATCATCCCAGG TTGATGCTGTTCGGGAGAATATTGACTGATGGAAGGCTCAATGCAAGAGTCAAGTGCGACGTCTCTGAAAATCTCACTCTTAAAGCCAATGCTCAG CTTACGAATGAGCCACACATGTCTCAAGGGATGGTCAACTTTGATTACAAG GGAAAAGACTATAGGTCACAGTTTCAACTTGGGAATGGTGCCTTACTCGGAGCAAGTTATATTCAG AGCGTGACTCGTAACTTATCATTGGGCGCAGAGGTATTTTGGGCTGGACAGCATCGTAAGTCTGGTGTTGGTTATGCTGCTCGCTATAACACTGACAAATGG GTTGCTACAGCACAAGTTGCTAGCACTGGAATGGTTCTTGCAAGCTATGTTCAGAAAGTATCTGAGAAG GTTTCTTTAGCGTCTGAGTTAATGTGCAACTACTTGTCACGAGATGTCACGGCTAGCTTTGGATATGATTACATCCTAAGACAG TGCCGCCTAAGGGGAAAGATTGATTCCAATGGTTGTTGCGCTGCGTTTTTGGAGGAGCGATTAAACATGGGCCTGAATTTTATACTTTCTGCAGAG CTTGACCACAAGAAAAAAGATTACAAATTCGGGTTTGGTTTGACCGTTGGAGAGTAG